In Flavobacterium piscisymbiosum, the sequence TGTAAGGGCTTTGTCTGATAAATTTCAGAATATTTGTGTGGTTGGTGATGATGCGCAGAGTATTTATGCTTTCCGTGGGGCGAATATTAATAATATTTTGAATTTCCAGAAAGATTATGAAGGTGTGATCATGTTTCGTTTAGAGCAAAATTACCGTTCGACAAGAAACATTGTTGAAGCGGCTAATACGGTAATGGAGCATAATAAAACAAAACTGGACAAAGTAGTCTGGACAGCAAATGATTTTGGGCAAAAGATAAAAGTGCATCGCAGTTTGACTGATGCCGAAGAAGGTCGTTTTGTAGCCAGTACGATTTTTGAACAAAAAATGATGAACCAGTTGCACAATGGTTCTTTTGCAATTTTATATCGTACCAATGCACAATCACGTGCCATGGAGGATGCCTTGAGAAAACGTGATCTTCCGTATCGTATTTATGGTGGATTATCATTTTATCAGCGTAAGGAAATCAAAGATGTTTTGTGTTATTTGCGTTTGGTAATTAATCCAAAAGATGAAGAAGCCCTTGTTCGTGTGATCAATTATCCTGCGCGTGGAATTGGTGATACGACAGTTGAAAAACTAACAATTGCTGCCAACCACTACAAACGTTCGATTTGGGAAGTAATGGTTAATATTGATAAAATCGACTTAAAACTAAACACTGGAACAAAGAATAAAATCAATGATTTTGTGACGATGATTCAGAGTTTTCAGGTGATTGATCAAAATCAGGATGCTTTTTATATCACAGATTATGTGGCTAAAAAAACCGGATTGGTTCAGGAATTAAAGAAAGATGCTACTCCGGAAGGAATGGCAAAAATTCAGAATATCGAAGAACTTTTAAACGGTTTAAAAGATTTTACTGAAGGACAAAAAGAAATTGATGGTGCAAGAGGGGCTTTGTCTGAATTTATGGAAGATGTAGCGCTTGCAACTGATTTAGATAAAGACACATCTGATGAAGATCGTGTGGCATTGATGACGATTCACTTAGCAAAAGGACTTGAATTTCCTCATGTTTTTGTAGTGGGTATGGAGGAAGATTTGTTTCCGAGTGCAATGAGTATGAGTACCAGAAGTGAATTAGAAGAAGAACGTCGATTATTTTACGTAGCTTTAACTCGTGCAGAACATCAGGCTTATTTAACTTATGCGCAATCCCGTTACCGTTGGGGGAAACTGACAGATAGTGAACCATCGCGTTTTATTGAAGAAATCGACGGACAATATCTGGAATATTTAACTCCTGCTGAAACAAATTACCGATACAAATCACCTATTGATGGGGATATTTTTGGAGATGTAGATAAATCGAAATTACGTTTAGCAAAACCTATTGGATCAACGCCGCCGAAACACGTTACGGATAATCAGCCAAAACCTGATTTGAACATTCGTAAATTGAAACCTGTTGCCGGTAATAATCCTAATAGTGCTGCGCCGAACTTATTCGATAATTCATTAACGATTGGAAATGTTGTAATGCACGAACGTTTTGGAAAAGGTGAAGTAGTTAATTTAGAAGGTGTTGGCGCTGATAAAAAAGCCGAAATAAAATTTGAAGTCGGAGGAATTAAAAAGCTATTGCTTCGATTTGCGAAATTAGACGTTATTGGGTAAAAGAGAAAAAAGAAAATAGATGCAAGAAAAAAGATTTGAGAAACTTAATTTTATTAAAATTTATCAGTTTTTTTAATTGTATTTATTTGGTATAATAATATAGTACTGTTTACACTGAAAGTT encodes:
- a CDS encoding ATP-dependent helicase; its protein translation is MQKYIDQLNEAQRQPVLKKDGPMIIIAGAGSGKTRVLTIRIAYLMAQGVDAFNILSLTFTNKAAREMKHRISDIVGGPEAKNLWMGTFHSIFARILRAESDHLGYPSNFTIYDSQDSARLISSIIKEMQLDRDVYKPKQILGRISNYKNSLITVKAYFNDPELVEADAMAKRPRLGEIYQQYVERCFKAGAMDFDDLLLKTNELLTRFPEILAKYQNRFRYIMVDEYQDTNHSQYLIVRALSDKFQNICVVGDDAQSIYAFRGANINNILNFQKDYEGVIMFRLEQNYRSTRNIVEAANTVMEHNKTKLDKVVWTANDFGQKIKVHRSLTDAEEGRFVASTIFEQKMMNQLHNGSFAILYRTNAQSRAMEDALRKRDLPYRIYGGLSFYQRKEIKDVLCYLRLVINPKDEEALVRVINYPARGIGDTTVEKLTIAANHYKRSIWEVMVNIDKIDLKLNTGTKNKINDFVTMIQSFQVIDQNQDAFYITDYVAKKTGLVQELKKDATPEGMAKIQNIEELLNGLKDFTEGQKEIDGARGALSEFMEDVALATDLDKDTSDEDRVALMTIHLAKGLEFPHVFVVGMEEDLFPSAMSMSTRSELEEERRLFYVALTRAEHQAYLTYAQSRYRWGKLTDSEPSRFIEEIDGQYLEYLTPAETNYRYKSPIDGDIFGDVDKSKLRLAKPIGSTPPKHVTDNQPKPDLNIRKLKPVAGNNPNSAAPNLFDNSLTIGNVVMHERFGKGEVVNLEGVGADKKAEIKFEVGGIKKLLLRFAKLDVIG